Proteins from a genomic interval of Plasmodium reichenowi strain SY57 chromosome 13, whole genome shotgun sequence:
- a CDS encoding inositol polyphosphate kinase, putative, with amino-acid sequence MNVEEYRHQVGGHCKLIKPKDSSKVYKPLIENEYIFYKKLTNFGSSSTESGPLHLLKKFIPKFYGVTEILVESCSDDEEKQNDSSNHIKGKDEKKKKKKSRYKKYIKMDKREKENFVNTDERYFVREQKYSEQIRMRANISNVDIHENTQKNMSSGELKEHKVNHMKIVDKHNESNIYGDEYGSKNNEMNKNNNEINKNNDEINKNNDENVKKRYNETNINATPKKFKRRKECVPHIILEDLVYGFKRPCVLDIKMGKRQRKIGASIEKKKRQVEKSFKTTSHSLGFRLCGCQHYNKVSDTLFYKDKYWGRNLSKEHIPWAIRNWFWNGSLLYEELIPLLLEKLHSFFNCIVELRHYRFWSSSLLWVFDGGLSDKKARSNSLDIRMIDFANTIYLQDNPSADEEYIFGLRNLIESIQILNNSIHNIYFLPYEITTCFYSENYNMKEIKDRKVLKKSRSVVYEDNKKKKKKTVYINMEFFKKAKGKYVSNNNKQLDNNKLVSNNKHMNNNKHLNIKKYDTKTKYIYNSDLLNTEYINKFLSQNEKEEIHKNKKQNRNININKIKKKKQKKLYIKYNKYQSFSDYAIREDIYSSPLFSFTNKLHNSVSNNPHNIKKTRNMNNFGIHCLLNNNSVSTSKVENNAYIEEIFNKYKNYEYNDVYHKNIGSSHQDRDPLVDTHLYDENNKILYNTCLKEKDNIYKGLENTIDKSMNNTMNNLFYIQNYNYDKEYNNKIKTHHTSNDRIKINNEEILYVNKNISRNNNIYMNNNERKKKNILLKKSYNMSMQNKNLPYQIDECNKNRTKDGKVIYNIINDNSPTFIDDKYKEDILENKIYFNKESLENIQENQNYILNDHTDVLKYMNYNMDYKRYDKNINNNNNNILSTCQNKRKTESILDNNLHTKSDHEYDEIIQETIIKTLKIASNFYQQIKEHINMDQQVKDKEKLPQPCSDHDNIKDNVQQGEDKIKKKEDYLLSYHNVADDHFNNNHCEDNKKDFYLFNFDESQKKKKNSIETYKGNINFQTNNKDDNIKIKEKKKNYKKEISNYYFEKGEMENIINVFPNEEENLIHEKKNKDIQVLKTDNINVNIVEKYNINNIKIKKNFNMLKRNINLKVLINQMIKMEIEKRTLEKKQLLFKNKQTNKRINTHTNKQIYKEINTPTNKPTSKKFFFKITNNEMTDFCDNNVDIIEVQNKIKQMDIKENMLNKMIYRSEKDTLYKSSKDNIYEQLNYNSDTILIHKDFKNFHLKLNKKNNYIQDCNMNKRCMSCNHDIISSLKNDNKIKEKKEKQNKKKIRQLFLKKLSMLSNMKSNKKKYHDNVYYNGDPDNSNEEKNGEYINKYIDKNYNEYDNKYNIPHNDTYDDKLVNTINNIPFRFSKYYLKEKKKKKKYLKCNQLNMLPLHKKKSIYKNEYPENNEEFNIFNMNYEKNIYTFNNIKYSNENLNYINNIYENNEFETYKNLILPLTETNENYKYLRRSLSEPNIYKYNRFMGTQKDSYVNKINYNNLIKNRLDKLTKVPIYNQIYGFTSNSSNTYSSESSLDM; translated from the coding sequence ATGAATGTTGAAGAATATAGACATCAAGTTGGAGGACACTGCAAACTAATAAAACCAAAAGATTCATCAAAGGTATACAAACCATTAATagaaaatgaatatattttttataaaaagttAACAAATTTCGGTTCTTCATCAACTGAATCAGGACCTTTAcatcttttaaaaaaattcatacCGAAATTTTATGGCGTAACCGAAATTTTGGTTGAATCATGTTCtgatgatgaagaaaagCAAAATGATTCATCCAATCatataaaaggaaaagatgagaagaagaagaaaaaaaaaagtagatataaaaaatatatcaaaatgGATAAACGCGAAAAGGAAAATTTTGTAAACACTGATGAAAGGTACTTTGTTCGAGAACAGAAATATTCTGAACAAATACGAATGAGGGCAAATATTTCAAACGTAGATATACATGAGAACACACAGAAAAATATGTCAAGTGGTGAATTAAAAGAACATAAAGTGAATCATATGAAAATTGTTGATAAACATAATGAgtcaaatatatatggagATGAATATGGAAGTAAGAATAAtgaaatgaataaaaataataatgaaataaataaaaataatgatgaaataaataaaaataatgatgagAATGTGAAAAAACGATATAACGAAACTAACATAAATGCTACTCcaaaaaaattcaaaagaagaaaagaatGTGTTCCTCATATAATTCTTGAAGATTTAGTGTATGGATTTAAAAGACCATGTGTAttagatataaaaatggGAAAGAGACAAAGGAAGATTGGAGCATCaatagaaaaaaagaaaagacAAGTTGAAAAGAGTTTTAAGACAACTAGTCATTCATTAGGTTTTAGATTATGTGGATGTCAACATTACAATAAAGTAAGTGatacattattttataaagataaataCTGGGGAAGGAACTTAAGTAAAGAACATATTCCATGGGCAATTCGAAATTGGTTTTGGAATGGTTCATTATTATACGAAGAATTAATACCCTTATTATTAGAAAAGTTACATAGcttttttaattgtatAGTTGAATTGAGACATTATCGTTTTTGGtcttcttctttattatgGGTTTTTGATGGTGGATTAAGTGATAAAAAAGCTCGATCTAATTCTTTAGATATTAGAATGATTGATTTTGCTAatactatatatttacaagATAATCCATCAGCTGatgaagaatatatttttggTTTAAGAAATTTAATAGAATCCATTCAgattttaaataattctatacataatatttatttcttacCATATGAAATTACTACTTGTTTTTATTcagaaaattataatatgaaagaAATTAAAGATCGCAAGGTTTTGAAAAAATCAAGATCTGTTGTTTATGAAGACAAcaaaaagaagaaaaaaaaaactgtttatattaatatggAGTTTTTTAAAAAGGCAAAGGGCAAATATgtaagtaataataataaacaattGGATAATAACAAACTTgtaagtaataataaacacatgaacaataataaacatttaaatataaaaaagtatGATACAAAAacgaaatatatatataattctgatttattaaatacaGAGTATATCAATAAATTTTTGTcacaaaatgaaaaagaagaaatccataaaaataaaaaacaaaacagaaatatcaatataaataaaattaaaaaaaaaaaacaaaaaaaattatatataaaatataataaataccAAAGCTTTTCTGACTATGCAATAAGAGAAGATATCTATAGCTCTCCcttattttcttttacaaataaattacATAATAGTGTATCAAATAATccacataatataaagaaaacacgtaatatgaataatttcGGAATTCATTGTCttcttaataataattctgTTAGTACATCAAAGGTGGAAAACAATGCATATATTGaagaaatttttaataaatataaaaattatgaatataatgatgtatatcataaaaatattggATCTTCTCACCAGGATAGAGATCCTTTGGTAGATACTCATttatatgatgaaaataataagatatTGTACAACACTTgtttaaaagaaaaagataatatatataagggTTTGGAAAATACTATAGATAAAAGTATGAATAATACAATGAacaatttattttatattcaaaattataattatgataaggaatataacaataaaataaaaacacaTCATACATCAAACGATAgaataaagataaataaTGAGGAAATTTTGTATGtgaacaaaaatatttcaagaaataataatatttatatgaacaataacgaaagaaaaaaaaaaaatatattattaaaaaaatcgTACAATATGTCTATgcaaaataaaaatttacCATACCAGATAGATGaatgtaataaaaacaGAACAAAAGACGGAAAGgttatttataatattattaatgataattCTCCAACTTTTATTGATGATAAATACAAAGAAGATATTcttgaaaataaaatatatttcaataaAGAATCTTTGGAAAATATACAGGAAaatcaaaattatattttaaatgatCATACGGatgtattaaaatatatgaattataatatgGATTACAAACgttatgataaaaatataaataataataataataatatattatcaacATGTCagaataaaagaaaaactGAATCTATTttagataataatttacatACGAAAAGCGATCATGAATATGATGAAATAATACAAGAAACCATTATTAAAACATTAAAAATAGCATCCAATTTTTATCAACAAATTAAAgaacatattaatatggATCAACAAGTAAAggataaagaaaaattacCACAACCTTGTAGTGAtcatgataatattaaagatAATGTACAACAAGGGGAAGAcaagataaaaaaaaaagaagattATTTGTTGTCATATCATAATGTAGCTGATGATCactttaataataatcattgtgaagataataaaaaagatttttatttatttaattttgaTGAAAgtcaaaaaaaaaaaaaaaattctattgaaacatataaaggtaatataaattttcaaacgaataataaagatgataatataaaaataaaagaaaaaaaaaaaaattataaaaaagaaataagtaattattatttcgAAAAGGGAGAAATggaaaatattatcaacGTTTTTCCTAACGAGGAAGAAAATCTCAtacatgaaaaaaaaaataaagacaTACAAGTATTAAAAAcagataatataaatgttaacattgtagaaaaatataatatcaacaatattaaaataaaaaaaaattttaatatgttaaaaaggaatataaaCTTAAAagttttaataaatcaaatGATTAAAATGGAAATTGAAAAAAGGAcattagaaaaaaaacaattgttattcaaaaataaacaaacaaacaaacGAATTAATACACATacaaataaacaaatatataaagaaataaatacaCCTACGAATAAACCAACAagtaaaaaatttttttttaaaataacaaataatgAAATGACGGATTTTtgtgataataatgtagATATTATAGAGgtacaaaataaaataaaacaaatggatataaaagaaaatatgttaaacaaaatgatatataGATCAGAAAAAGATACTCTGTATAAAAGTAgtaaagataatatatacgAACAATTAAATTATAACTCAGATActatattaatacataaggattttaaaaattttcatttaaaactgaataagaaaaataattatattcaagattgtaatatgaataaaagATGCATGTCTTGTAATCATGATATCATTTCATCTTTGAAGAATgacaataaaataaaagaaaagaaggaaaaacaaaacaaaaaaaaaatacgccagctgtttttaaaaaaattaagtaTGTTATCAAATATGAAAAgtaataagaaaaaatatcatgacaatgtttattataatgGTGATCCTGACAATAgtaatgaagaaaaaaatggtgaatatattaataaatatattgataaaaattataatgagtatgataataaatataatattccaCATAATGATACATATGATGATAAGCTTGTTAATacaattaataatattcctTTTCGTTTTagtaaatattatttaaaagaaaaaaagaagaaaaaaaaatatttaaaatgtaATCAATTAAATATGCTACCATTACATAAGAAGaaatctatatataaaaacgAATATCcagaaaataatgaagaatttaatatattcaatatgaattatgaaaagaatatttatacatttaataatataaaatattcaaatgaaaatttaaattatattaataatatatatgaaaataatgaattcgaaacatataaaaatttaatacTACCATTAACTGaaacaaatgaaaattataaatactTACGTAGATCTTTATCAGAAcctaatatatataaatacaatcGGTTTATGGGTACACAAAAAGATTCatatgttaataaaattaattataataatctAATCAAAAATAGATTGGATAAATTAACAAAAGTtcctatatataatcaaatATATGGTTTTACCTCCAATTCTAGTAATACATATTCTTCAGAAAGTTCCCTTgatatgtaa
- a CDS encoding ADP-ribosylation factor, putative: MNVLDVLKRWFILVFFMLQRFFEFKSKITKKSFIIFGLPSSGKTSIIYFFKLGYLITTVSTLFINEENFKINLKIEKDDTKEQNYDITFYEVGKNCSYNLIKEYSDISNDVIYIVDSVQKGNLSEARDDFIRILYEFRFIYRKCKFLIFMNKQDSNGCLSSQEIINFFALPKDLLIRCNFISCSTLSGQGLKEGLEWLLYYNLPFYNNELNCIDRRTATKYLEL; this comes from the exons ATGAATGTTTTAGatgttttaaaaagatGGTTTAttcttgttttttttatgttacaacgtttttttgaatttaaatcaaaaataaccaaaaaaagtttcattatttttgGATTGCCTTCATCTGGAAAAACAtccataatatattttttcaagCTTGGATATTTAATAACAACt gtAAGTACCCTTTTTATTAATGAAGAGAATTTCAAgataaatttaaaaattgaaaaagaCGACACGAAGGaacaaaattatgatattacattttatgAAGTTGGAAAAAATTGttcttataatttaataaaagaatattcAGATATATCTAATgatgttatatatattgttgATAGTGTACAAAAAGGAAACTTAAGTGAAGCAAGAGATGATTTTATACGTATTCTTTATGAATTTAGATTTATTTATAGAAAATGTAAATTTCTgatttttatgaataagCAAGATTCTAATGGATGTTTGTCATCACAAGAAATTATTAACTTTTTTGCTTTACCAAAAGATTTATTAATAAGATGTAATTTTATATCTTGTAGTACTTTATCGGGTCAAGGATTAAAAGAGGGCTTAGAATGGTTACTCTATTATAATCTacctttttataataacgAATTAAATTGTATTGATAGAAGAACTGCTACTAAATATTTGGAATTATAA
- a CDS encoding hypothetical protein (conserved Plasmodium protein, unknown function) translates to PSNPQSVHALPGDKVASDYKFKDTKMEVEKDNSKNSLKWLAQKYYKDVDETNKNILEELDQLSDIIGERTLYFTIF, encoded by the exons CCATCAAATCCTCAATCTGTTCATGCTCTTCCGGGAGACAAAGTTGCTTCAG ATTACAAATTTAAGGATACTAAAATGGAAGTGGAAAAAGATAATAGCAAGAATTCTTTGAAg TGGTTAGCACAGAAGTATTACAAAGATGTGGATGAAAcgaataaaaatattttggAAGAATTAGATCAa cTTAGTGACATTATCGGGGAGAGAACATTATACTTCactatattttaa
- a CDS encoding hypothetical protein (conserved Plasmodium protein, unknown function) — MNKPDMNNFLCQFDFSSLQELDPCLVDGYNLSYSKEVPFEIRMQEHESKPQEVGSLDVICVNIFVLGDELNAQSIKIVLTSETDLFFHFTQTVNENDFEHMQNNQKLMINFSEYLQVLIKMFNSCIKDPQSFLAIFTIKQNGIAQLEFIKNMEYKFIELLVCQFIKSSDEITKENITYRYNVIKSKNGIMYNRLKDISILIKTKNPSLLMQLQKTASKQMEIFRNKKY; from the exons atgaacaaaccggatatgaataattttttatgcCAATTTGATTTTTCATCATTGCAAGAGTTAGATCCATGTTTAG TTGATGGATATAATTTATCTTACAGCAAAGAAGTTCCTTTTGAAATAAGAATGCAGGAACATGAAAGTAAACCTCAGGAAGTAGGTTCCTTAGATGTTATAtgtgtaaatatattcGTTCTA GGTGATGAATTAAATGCTCAAAGTATTAAAATTGTGTTGACTAGCGAAACAGACTTATTCTTTCACTTCACACAGAC AGTAAATGAAAACGATTTTGAACATATGcaaaataatcaaaaaCTTATGATCAATTTTTCTGAATACTTACAagttttaataaaaatgtttaatTCTTGTATTAAAGATCCACAAAG TTTTCTAGCTATTTTTACAATAAAGCAGAATGGAATAGCTCAACTTGAATTcataaaa aatatgGAATACAAATTTATTGAATTATTGGTGTGCCaatttattaaatcatCTGACGAAATTACAAAGGAGAATATAACATATAGATACAATGTAATTAAATCAAAAAATGGTATAATGTATAATAGGCTAAAg GACATTAgtatattaattaaaacaaaaaacCCATCACTCTTAATGCAACTTCAAAAAACGGCTAGTAAACAAATGGAAATAtttagaaataaaaaatattag